Proteins co-encoded in one Amaranthus tricolor cultivar Red isolate AtriRed21 chromosome 7, ASM2621246v1, whole genome shotgun sequence genomic window:
- the LOC130817615 gene encoding protein ENHANCED DISEASE RESISTANCE 2-like yields MNTTTPATSNYETRSSSNLDWREKTINGGSLRHVDLLNGSNGWASPPGNLFSLRSKQYLLKKTKSSASVDYLLRPTAVDWLKSNSKLEHVLSRADNRVMRVLRSHQSNGDFLKSFVFAVNLQVPGREHHSAVFYFSTDEPIESGSLLERFINGDDGFRNSRLKLVNRIVKGPWIVKTAVGNYSACLLGKALTCRYHRGPNYLEIDVDISSSKIAGALVHLALGCVTSVTIDMGFVVEGQIEEELPEKLIGAVRICQMEMNSAEFVDSNSPSNGVGIGRLGLAKVNHVDGEGSSRSDQSDPGVLS; encoded by the exons ATGAACACCACCACCCCTGCCACCAGCAATTATGAAACGCGGTCGTCCTCAAATCTAGATTGGAGAGAAAAAACGATCAACGGTGGATCTTTACGCCACGTGGaccttctcaatggatccaacgGTTGGGCATCACCGCCTGGAAACTTATTCTCTCTCCGATCAAAACAGTATTTGTTGAAGAAAACCAAGTCCTCCGCCTCTGTTGACTATCTCTTGAGGCCTACCGCCGTTGATTGGTTAAAGTCAAATTCTAAGCTTGAGCACGTGCTTTCACGTGCCGACAACCGTGTTATGCGTGTTCTTCGATCTCATCAGTCTAATGGAGATTTTCTTAAGTCTTTCGTTTTTGCTGTTAATCTTCAAGTTCCAG GTAGAGAGCATCACAGCGCGGTATTCTACTTCTCAACAGATGAGCCAATTGAATCAGGTTCATTGTTAGAACGTTTCATAAATGGCGATGATGGGTTCAGGAATAGCCGATTAAAGCTAGTGAATCGAATTGTAAAGGGACCATGGATAGTAAAAACAGCAGTGGGAAACTACAGTGCTTGCCTCTTAGGGAAGGCATTGACATGTCGGTATCACAGGGGACCGAACTACTTGGAGATTGATGTGGATATCTCGAGCTCGAAGATAGCTGGTGCATTGGTTCATCTTGCGTTGGGGTGTGTCACATCGGTAACAATAGACATGGGATTTGTGGTCGAAGGCCAGATTGAAGAGGAGTTGCCGGAGAAGTTGATTGGGGCGGTGAGGATTTGTCAAATGGAGATGAATTCAGCCGAGTTTGTTGACTCAAATTCACCTTCGAATGGGGTTGGCATAGGAAGGTTGGGTTTGGCTAAGGTGAATCATGTTGACGGGGAAGGAAGTAGTAGGAGTGACCAATCTGATCCGGGTGTCCTCTCTTAG
- the LOC130818455 gene encoding uncharacterized protein LOC130818455, translating into MEFDLELGLLPSSASLSSTQSSNGGKISKQEQMTIFYNGRICVCDVTQDQARLKGAEKTYIDLWG; encoded by the exons atgGAATTCGATCTTGAGCTTGGCCTTCTACCATCTTCTGCGTCTCTGTCCTCAAC GCAATCAAGTAATGGAGGAAAAATTTCAAAGCAAGAACAAATGACTATTTTCTATAATGGAAGAATCTGTGTTTGCGATGTAACCCAAGATCAG GCGAGGCTAAAGGGTGCTGAAAAAACATATATTGATCtatggggctag